A genome region from Coffea arabica cultivar ET-39 chromosome 7e, Coffea Arabica ET-39 HiFi, whole genome shotgun sequence includes the following:
- the LOC140011387 gene encoding cell wall / vacuolar inhibitor of fructosidase 2-like — protein sequence MSPFSLSFLLLPLALFLVLGAHPIAAQAPAPSPSSNANALISTACEQANHKDFCIHVLKSDRNSPTADIKGLAYIVLRLAEKNATATSLFIKQKLNSLGQIKSDLIQQSLMDCADHYITASELVEDAISSLVSGIYNDASQLAKAAVADLDSCDAGIKEYKDSSPNALEVVNKNQLIRQLINTGLTIAHVAATAKAH from the coding sequence ATGTCTCCATTTTCTCTGTCGTTCCTCTTGTTGCCTCTGGCCTTGTTCTTGGTTCTCGGGGCTCACCCGATCGCTGCTCAGGCACCTGCCCCTTCCCCATCTTCTAATGCCAATGCTCTAATTTCCACGGCCTGCGAGCAAGCCAACCACAAAGATTTCTGCATTCATGTTCTAAAATCTGATCGAAACAGCCCAACTGCAGACATCAAAGGCCTTGCCTACATTGTGCTACGGCTTGCTGAGAAGAACGCCACGGCCACATCCCTGTTTATCAAGCAAAAGCTCAATTCATTGGGTCAGATAAAATCAGATCTAATACAGCAATCCCTCATGGATTGTGCTGATCATTATATAACAGCCTCAGAGCTCGTGGAAGATGCAATAAGTTCTTTGGTGTCTGGTATTTATAACGATGCTTCGCAGCTTGCCAAAGCGGCTGTGGCTGATCTGGATAGCTGTGATGCAGGTATTAAGGAATACAAGGATAGTAGTCCCAATGCATTGGAGGTGGTTAACAAGAACCAACTAATTCGCCAGTTGATTAACACCGGCTTGACCATTGCGCATGTTGCTGCCACAGCCAAGGCACATTAA
- the LOC113698558 gene encoding probable pectinesterase/pectinesterase inhibitor 41, translating to MIQYHKLYLCQVAASCILILFFLSHQSFADVPPPDVPPPVAVGSPVSSPVAPISSSNACRHTPDPSFCKSVLPNNNSSANVYDYGRYSVRKSLSAARKFLSLIEKYLRHSKDLTITAVRAIQDCQFLAECNMDFLLDSFKVVNGTSKILPTLEAEDVQTLLSAILTNTQTCLDGLQATASTWSVRNGLIAPLANDTRLFSVSLALFTAWVPKKRKIPSHPTRKQLPVGNGTLPLKMSEQHRAVFESVSRRNLRQTTDDGEDQVMINDIVIVSQDGSGNFTTINDAVAVAPNNTDGSTGYFLIYITAGVYAEYVTISKNQKYVMMIGDGINRTIITGNHSFVDGWTTFNSSTFAVVGQGFVAVNLTFRNTAGAIKHQAVAVRNGADLSTFYSCSFEGYQDTLYAHSLRQFYRECDIYGTVDFIFGNAAAVFQNCNMYPRLPLNFQFNVITAQGRTDPNQNTGISIQNCTVRAADDLASSNSSVQTYLGRPWKQYSRTVYMYSFLDSIIDPLGWHEWIGDFALNTSYYAEFSNTGPGSNKSGRVTWPGFYIINATDAANFTVSNFLLGDGWVWQTGVPYTSGLLS from the exons ATGATTCAATATCACAAGCTTTATCTGTGTCAGGTGGCCGCATCTTGCATTCTCATTCTATTCTTCTTGTCTCATCAATCATTTGCAGATGTGCCACCTCCCGATGTGCCACCTCCCGTGGCCGTGGGTAGTCCTGTGAGTAGTCCCGTGGCACCTATCTCCAGCTCCAATGCCTGTAGACACACTCCAGACCCTTCTTTCTGCAAATCTGTTCTTCCCAACAACAATTCCTCCGCCAATGTATATGATTACGGCCGCTATTCTGTCCGGAAGTCCTTGTCTGCTGCTCGCAAGTTCCTGTCCTTGATCGAAAAGTATCTTCGCCATTCGAAAGATTTAACCATCACTGCGGTCCGTGCGATCCAGGATTGCCAGTTCTTGGCTGAATGTAACATGGATTTTCTTTTAGATTCCTTCAAAGTTGTGAATGGAACGTCTAAAATCCTCCCTACATTGGAAGCTGAAGATGTGCAGACTTTGCTGAGTGCCATTTTAACCAACACCCAGACTTGTTTGGACGGCCTCCAGGCAACTGCTTCCACATGGAGCGTCAGGAATGGCCTAATTGCCCCGCTTGCCAATGACACAAGGCTCTTCAGTGTTTCCCTCGCTCTCTTTACAGCATGGGTTCCTAAGAAGAGAAAGATTCCTTCACATCCCACCAGAAAGCAGCTCCCCGTTGGTAATGGCACCTTGCCATTGAAAATGTCGGAGCAACACCGGGCAGTTTTCGAGTCAGTGAGCAGGAGAAATCTTCGGCAGACAACAGATGATGGTGAAGATCAAGTTATGATCAATGATATCGTGATTGTGAGCCAGGACGGTAGCGGGAATTTTACCACCATCAATGATGCTGTGGCTGTAGCACCAAACAATACTGACGGAAGCACCGGCTACTTTTTGATTTATATCACCGCCGGTGTATATGCGGAGTATGTCACCATTTCCAAAAACCAGAAATATGTGATGATGATTGGAGATGGCATTAACCGGACTATCATCACCGGAAACCATAGCTTCGTTGACGGGTGGACTACTTTCAATTCTTCAACTTTTG CTGTGGTCGGACAAGGATTTGTCGCGGTCAACCTAACTTTCCGCAACACAGCAGGGGCAATCAAGCACCAGGCGGTAGCAGTGAGAAATGGTGCAGATTTGTCTACGTTCTATAGTTGCAGCTTCGAAGGATATCAAGATACATTGTACGCACATTCTCTCAGGCAATTCTATAGAGAATGTGATATTTATGGTACTGTGGACTTCATATTTGGTAATGCAGCAGCTGTGTTTCAAAACTGCAATATGTATCCGCGACTGCCACTGAACTTTCAGTTCAATGTAATTACCGCACAAGGCAGGACTGATCCAAACCAGAACACTGGAATTTCTATCCAAAATTGTACTGTTAGAGCCGCTGATGATCTGGCTTCAAGCAACAGTAGTGTCCAGACATATTTGGGGAGGCCATGGAAGCAGTACTCAAGGACCGTTTATATGTATTCTTTCCTAGATAGTATCATAGATCCATTAGGTTGGCATGAATGGATTGGAGATTTTGCGCTCAACACCTCATACTATGCTGAGTTTAGCAATACAGGACCTGGATCAAATAAAAGTGGCAGAGTGACTTGGCCTGGTTTCTACATCATCAATGCTACAGATGCTGCGAATTTTACGGTATCAAACTTCCTGCTTGGAGATGGTTGGGTATGGCAGACCGGTGTTCCATACACCAGTGGCTTGCTATCTtaa
- the LOC140004174 gene encoding uncharacterized protein isoform X1: MQEQMTFWGAYVTLNEPYILNSDGKRLRITQATLEPQKDGSLTRARSILQCTVGSKPPVSICSLSKEFTFTQLDLELEESEQVIFAVKGPQIIHLSGYYVPSQAVSKREASTSTDDLIIDCNGEADKVMAENREERKLTAVERDIANTFSMLDCRRDDTPADEEMVNEKVQLHAPESILDGEDEDYVPCMRKSAATAKKMLKKGGEDADKVIVQASKLLKAVDCIKEETAVSRPSQQEREESLMNNLHLASNEVGMEKCIEPEKISVEPFCKEDASHSNTLSCWIANFTCIFNTQLAKIGEAREQALDGDIGGSPPLPSMFVLPSCELDLQKSLRKEKKRIDGSGNEKKTTGGDTEYQKNAIKENEVQQAHKESDDLYQGCAGSQHRWKSFTSIESSGSFHSPSKAGLPCQFDRLNNGKKKKKRKEGCDELKTIEAIVYHRRNALKENKVNQSHTESDNTCQGRAGNRHDQILAKNIGEMGESSSSLPRDEVHDAVDQKPKERLTNGNVQVWPKTNDDAKRRIDNRLTFFCGESKCPNGSIPLPAEDRSKNGQKSKKRKKHWALDQNYVNGDGDAFQKEIFSNIVADMGSMRNHGDLIHESCKCNTKNLLTEAKFKQNIQGTENMEIVLPTNIKHQMPMDDTKNHESCPDLVEDGYQSYKEFKKKKQLKIKAKQNGNDLCSTSKARTISNEIIIEDLAAGESGGKVAAPGRKIKVFYTVRSRETGSLLESNLGEEKPFKFRLGDKKVIQGWNLGINGMRTGDRRRLIIPPSMVYGERAPDVIPSDSWLVYDVELVSVR; this comes from the exons ATGCAAGAACAAATGACATTCTGGG GCGCTTATGTGACTTTGAATGAGCCTTACATCCTGAACTCAGATGGCAAACGGCTTCGAATTACACAG GCTACGTTAGAGCCACAGAAGGATGGTTCTTTAACAAGAGCAAGGTCGATTCTTCAATGTACAGTGGGGAGTAAACCTCCTGTTTCCATATGTTCATTATCAAAGGAGTTTACCTTCACTCAGTTAGATCTTGAGCTTGAGGAGTCTGAGCAAGTCATCTTCGCAGTCAAAGGTCCTCAAATAATTCATCTTTCTGGTTATTATGTTCCTTCACAAGCTGTTTCTAAGAGGGAAGCCAGTACTAGCACCGATGATCTCATAAT AGATTGCAATGGTGAAGCAGATAAAGTTATGGCAGAAAATCGTGAAGAGAGAAAGCTGACTGCAGTGGAGAGAGATATTGCTAACACTTTTAGCATGCTTGACTGTCGTCGAGATGACACCCCAG CTGATGAGGAGATGGTAAATGAGAAAGTACAACTCCACGCTCCTGAGAGTATACTGGATGGCGAAGATGAGGATTATGTTCCATGTATGAGGAAGAGTGCAGCAACTGCAAAGAAAATGCTAAAGAAAGGTGGAGAGGATGCTGACAAGGTAATAGTTCAGGCAAGTAAATTGTTGAAAGCTGTTGACTGCATAAAAGAGGAAACAGCTGTCAGTAGACCAAGTCAACAAGAAAG GGAGGAAAGCCTGATGAATAACTTGCACCTTGCTTCCAATGAGGTTGGCATGGAGAAATGCATAGAGCCAGAAAAGATATCAGTTGAACCTTTCTGCAAAGAAGATGCTTCTCACAGTAATACTCTTTCGTGTTGGATTGCcaattttacttgtattttcAACACTCAGCTGGCAAAGATTGGAGAAGCCCGTGAGCAGGCCCTTGATGG TGACATTGGTGGTTCTCCTCCCTTGCCATCTATGTTTGTGCTGCCTTCTTGTGAACTAGACTTGCAAAAGAGTTTgaggaaagagaagaaaagaatagatggatctggaaatgaaaagaaaaccaCTGGAGGTGACACTGAATACCAGAAGAATGCTATAAAAGAGAATGAAGTGCAGCAAGCTCACAAAGAAAGTGATGATTTGTACCAAGGTTGTGCTGGGAGTCAACATCGTTGGAAATCATTCACATCAAT TGAAAGCAGTGGTTCTTTTCACTCGCCATCTAAGGCTGGGCTGCCTTGTCAATTTGACAGGCTAAacaatgggaagaaaaaaaagaaaagaaaagaaggatgtGACGAGCTGAAAACTATTGAAGCTATTGTTTACCACCGCAGGAATGCTCTGAAAGAGAATAAAGTAAACCAATCTCACACAGAAAGTGACAACACGTGCCAAGGTCGTGCAGGGAACCGACATGATCAGATATTAGCAAAGAATAT TGGTGAAATGGGTGAATCAAGTTCTTCGCTGCCTCGAGATGAAGTCCATGATGCAGTTGATCAGAAACCTAAAGAGAGACTGACAAATGGGAATGTCCAAGTTTGGCCTAAGACAAATGATGACGCGAAACGAAGAATTGATAA CAGGTTGACCTTCTTTTGTGGGGAAAGTAAGTGTCCTAATGGCTCAATTCCTCTTCCTGCTGAAGATAGATCTAAAAATGGTCAGAAatcaaaaaagagaaagaaacacTGGGCTTTGGACCAAAACTATGTTAACGGAGATGGAGATGCCTTTCAAAAGGAAATCTTTAGTAACATTGTGGCTGACATGGGGAGCATG AGGAATCACGGAGATTTGATACACGAATCTTGTAAATGCAACACCAAAAATCTTTTGACAGAAGCCAAGTTCAAGCAAAACATACAAGGCACTGAGAATATGGAAATTGTTCTCCCAACAAATATTAAGCATCAGATGCCAATGGATGATACCAA GAATCATGAAAGCTGTCCTGACTTAGTAGAGGATGGATACCAATCTTATAAAGAATTCAAAAAGAAGAAACAGCTGAAGATCAAAGCCAAACAAAACGGCAATGATTTGTGTTCCACTTCTAAAGCGAGGACCATCTCAAATGAAATAATTATAGAGGATCTGGCAGCAGGTGAATCTGGCGGGAAAGTAGCTGCTCCGGGAAGAAAG ATCAAAGTATTTTACACTGTCAGGTCGAGGGAGACTGGAAGTTTACTTGAGTCAAATCTTGGGGAAGAAAAGCCCTTCAAGTTCCGCTTGG GTGACAAAAAGGTAATCCAGGGTTGGAATCTCGGCATTAACG GTATGCGTACTGGAGACAGGAGGAGACTGATCATCCCACCATCAATGGT ATATGGTGAAAGAGCTCCAGATGTTATTCCCTCAGATTCATGGCTGGTGTATGATGTTGAATTGGTTTCTGTGCGTTGA
- the LOC140004174 gene encoding uncharacterized protein isoform X2, with protein sequence MQEQMTFWGAYVTLNEPYILNSDGKRLRITQATLEPQKDGSLTRARSILQCTVGSKPPVSICSLSKEFTFTQLDLELEESEQVIFAVKGPQIIHLSGYYVPSQAVSKREASTSTDDLIIDCNGEADKVMAENREERKLTAVERDIANTFSMLDCRRDDTPADEEMVNEKVQLHAPESILDGEDEDYVPCMRKSAATAKKMLKKGGEDADKVIVQASKLLKAVDCIKEETAVSRPSQQEREESLMNNLHLASNEVGMEKCIEPEKISVEPFCKEDASHSNTLSCWIANFTCIFNTQLAKIGEAREQALDGDIGGSPPLPSMFVLPSCELDLQKSLRKEKKRIDGSGNEKKTTGGDTEYQKNAIKENEVQQAHKESDDLYQGCAGSQHRWKSFTSIESSGSFHSPSKAGLPCQFDRLNNGKKKKKRKEGCDELKTIEAIVYHRRNALKENKVNQSHTESDNTCQGRAGNRHDQILAKNIGEMGESSSSLPRDEVHDAVDQKPKERLTNGNVQVWPKTNDDAKRRIDKLTFFCGESKCPNGSIPLPAEDRSKNGQKSKKRKKHWALDQNYVNGDGDAFQKEIFSNIVADMGSMRNHGDLIHESCKCNTKNLLTEAKFKQNIQGTENMEIVLPTNIKHQMPMDDTKNHESCPDLVEDGYQSYKEFKKKKQLKIKAKQNGNDLCSTSKARTISNEIIIEDLAAGESGGKVAAPGRKIKVFYTVRSRETGSLLESNLGEEKPFKFRLGDKKVIQGWNLGINGMRTGDRRRLIIPPSMVYGERAPDVIPSDSWLVYDVELVSVR encoded by the exons ATGCAAGAACAAATGACATTCTGGG GCGCTTATGTGACTTTGAATGAGCCTTACATCCTGAACTCAGATGGCAAACGGCTTCGAATTACACAG GCTACGTTAGAGCCACAGAAGGATGGTTCTTTAACAAGAGCAAGGTCGATTCTTCAATGTACAGTGGGGAGTAAACCTCCTGTTTCCATATGTTCATTATCAAAGGAGTTTACCTTCACTCAGTTAGATCTTGAGCTTGAGGAGTCTGAGCAAGTCATCTTCGCAGTCAAAGGTCCTCAAATAATTCATCTTTCTGGTTATTATGTTCCTTCACAAGCTGTTTCTAAGAGGGAAGCCAGTACTAGCACCGATGATCTCATAAT AGATTGCAATGGTGAAGCAGATAAAGTTATGGCAGAAAATCGTGAAGAGAGAAAGCTGACTGCAGTGGAGAGAGATATTGCTAACACTTTTAGCATGCTTGACTGTCGTCGAGATGACACCCCAG CTGATGAGGAGATGGTAAATGAGAAAGTACAACTCCACGCTCCTGAGAGTATACTGGATGGCGAAGATGAGGATTATGTTCCATGTATGAGGAAGAGTGCAGCAACTGCAAAGAAAATGCTAAAGAAAGGTGGAGAGGATGCTGACAAGGTAATAGTTCAGGCAAGTAAATTGTTGAAAGCTGTTGACTGCATAAAAGAGGAAACAGCTGTCAGTAGACCAAGTCAACAAGAAAG GGAGGAAAGCCTGATGAATAACTTGCACCTTGCTTCCAATGAGGTTGGCATGGAGAAATGCATAGAGCCAGAAAAGATATCAGTTGAACCTTTCTGCAAAGAAGATGCTTCTCACAGTAATACTCTTTCGTGTTGGATTGCcaattttacttgtattttcAACACTCAGCTGGCAAAGATTGGAGAAGCCCGTGAGCAGGCCCTTGATGG TGACATTGGTGGTTCTCCTCCCTTGCCATCTATGTTTGTGCTGCCTTCTTGTGAACTAGACTTGCAAAAGAGTTTgaggaaagagaagaaaagaatagatggatctggaaatgaaaagaaaaccaCTGGAGGTGACACTGAATACCAGAAGAATGCTATAAAAGAGAATGAAGTGCAGCAAGCTCACAAAGAAAGTGATGATTTGTACCAAGGTTGTGCTGGGAGTCAACATCGTTGGAAATCATTCACATCAAT TGAAAGCAGTGGTTCTTTTCACTCGCCATCTAAGGCTGGGCTGCCTTGTCAATTTGACAGGCTAAacaatgggaagaaaaaaaagaaaagaaaagaaggatgtGACGAGCTGAAAACTATTGAAGCTATTGTTTACCACCGCAGGAATGCTCTGAAAGAGAATAAAGTAAACCAATCTCACACAGAAAGTGACAACACGTGCCAAGGTCGTGCAGGGAACCGACATGATCAGATATTAGCAAAGAATAT TGGTGAAATGGGTGAATCAAGTTCTTCGCTGCCTCGAGATGAAGTCCATGATGCAGTTGATCAGAAACCTAAAGAGAGACTGACAAATGGGAATGTCCAAGTTTGGCCTAAGACAAATGATGACGCGAAACGAAGAATTGATAA GTTGACCTTCTTTTGTGGGGAAAGTAAGTGTCCTAATGGCTCAATTCCTCTTCCTGCTGAAGATAGATCTAAAAATGGTCAGAAatcaaaaaagagaaagaaacacTGGGCTTTGGACCAAAACTATGTTAACGGAGATGGAGATGCCTTTCAAAAGGAAATCTTTAGTAACATTGTGGCTGACATGGGGAGCATG AGGAATCACGGAGATTTGATACACGAATCTTGTAAATGCAACACCAAAAATCTTTTGACAGAAGCCAAGTTCAAGCAAAACATACAAGGCACTGAGAATATGGAAATTGTTCTCCCAACAAATATTAAGCATCAGATGCCAATGGATGATACCAA GAATCATGAAAGCTGTCCTGACTTAGTAGAGGATGGATACCAATCTTATAAAGAATTCAAAAAGAAGAAACAGCTGAAGATCAAAGCCAAACAAAACGGCAATGATTTGTGTTCCACTTCTAAAGCGAGGACCATCTCAAATGAAATAATTATAGAGGATCTGGCAGCAGGTGAATCTGGCGGGAAAGTAGCTGCTCCGGGAAGAAAG ATCAAAGTATTTTACACTGTCAGGTCGAGGGAGACTGGAAGTTTACTTGAGTCAAATCTTGGGGAAGAAAAGCCCTTCAAGTTCCGCTTGG GTGACAAAAAGGTAATCCAGGGTTGGAATCTCGGCATTAACG GTATGCGTACTGGAGACAGGAGGAGACTGATCATCCCACCATCAATGGT ATATGGTGAAAGAGCTCCAGATGTTATTCCCTCAGATTCATGGCTGGTGTATGATGTTGAATTGGTTTCTGTGCGTTGA